The Plodia interpunctella isolate USDA-ARS_2022_Savannah chromosome 8, ilPloInte3.2, whole genome shotgun sequence genome window below encodes:
- the LOC128671996 gene encoding transmembrane protein 127-like, with the protein MGCLTWIKGLKMPFSFKDKELNKIAAFFNVTTFLLTCAALVQPSWFRIKGLHCTQSLSLAQFFAFDESDDDYDDIKIRQDSDSDPINNNRIYGLPPCTTPEIITLMRILILLCFMVLLCSCIGILINLSSLNSRAIKMLRRNAIPSIMCVFWVIAIVGVCYYTTVVLGNENNGDSNSIQVDYEYGFYTITGAGALALLASAANLWGAPLTTEDDTHRRTLLDDWDGYEAHSVGPTPAVPTLPPYTPSADYVPTVHTTYAPPVLGTQQYFPFDDLSILPPPPPYSP; encoded by the exons AAGGAACTGAACAAAATAGCAGCATTCTTTAATGTGACTACATTCTTACTGACCTGTGCTGCCTTGGTTCAACCCAGCTGGTTCCGGATCAAGGGTCTGCATTGCACTCAGAGTCTGTCTCTTGCTCAATTCTTTGCTTTTGATGAGAGTGACGATGATTATGATGACATCAAAATACGCCAGGATTCTGATTCAGATccgataaataataataggataTACG gcTTACCACCATGTACAACACCAGAGATCATAACACTTATGAGAATATTGATATTACTATGTTTTATGGTGCTTCTATGTTCTTGCATTGGCATACTGATAAACCTGAGCAGCCTCAACAGCAGGGCAATCAAAATGTTACGTAGGAATGCCATCCCGAGCATTATGTGTGTGTTCTGGGTCATTGCTATTGTAGGTGTATGCTATTACACTACTGTGGTTCTCGGAAATGAGAATAATGGGGATTCTAATTCTATACAAGTGGATTATGAATATGGATTTTACACAATAACAGGAGCTG GTGCTCTTGCTCTCCTGGCGTCTGCAGCTAACTTGTggggcgcgccgctgacgacCGAGGATGACACACATAGACGGACTCTGTTGGACGACTGGGACGGGTATGAGGCACATAGCGTGGGGCCCACCCCAGCCGTCCCCACCCTCCCCCCATACACTCCGAGCGCAGACTACGTACCCACTGTACATACTACATACGCCCCACCTGTCCTAGGAACACAACAGTACTTTCCCTTTGATGATCTCTCGATTCTTCCTCCTCCGCCGCCTTACAGTCCTTGA